From a region of the Candidatus Tanganyikabacteria bacterium genome:
- a CDS encoding methyl-accepting chemotaxis protein, translating to MAENPSLSRELGGAQSGDDAQTPAARASRGGPGRIFGFVALLAAVGPVLALYLLDHYLINQPLAALGLALILGVFAHVPLRMVYQRAFAPLKDLAALSQLVIEGDLTQRAPVGTFDRFDEIARAFNRLIERLRALVKQTREACSTLVSSSKHLRGASDATSKAAQQVAETIHHLAKGSFEQVESINKVAGEISRVSEAAKQVAGNAQAAAQSAANTAQSAQGGRQDLQHAISKMDSIRHKVSQSSQVVGRLGELGQQIGKILELINGIAAQTNLLALNAAIEAARAGEQGRGFAVVAEEVRKLAEQSAHATGQIATMIQEIQTETDKAVRTMNMGSQEVNEGVEVINRAGNALELIVQAANSTDQQIQRISEAAQQLADGSTKVALTIDHISTITEQAAAGAQEVAATTQEQTASMHEISSAAHSLAALASELEQMVEPFKI from the coding sequence ATGGCAGAAAACCCCTCCCTCTCGCGGGAACTGGGCGGGGCCCAGTCAGGGGACGACGCGCAGACCCCGGCGGCTCGCGCCAGCCGCGGCGGCCCGGGGCGAATCTTCGGCTTCGTGGCCCTTCTGGCCGCGGTCGGACCGGTGCTCGCGCTGTACCTGCTAGACCACTACCTCATCAATCAGCCGCTCGCGGCCTTGGGGCTGGCGCTGATCCTCGGCGTATTCGCGCACGTGCCGTTGCGGATGGTGTACCAGCGCGCCTTCGCGCCGCTCAAGGATCTGGCCGCCCTCTCGCAACTGGTGATCGAGGGCGATCTGACCCAGCGTGCCCCGGTCGGCACGTTCGACCGGTTCGACGAGATCGCCCGCGCGTTCAATCGCCTGATCGAGCGCCTGCGGGCCCTGGTCAAGCAGACGCGCGAGGCGTGCAGCACGCTGGTGTCCAGCTCGAAGCACCTGCGCGGAGCCTCGGACGCCACGAGCAAGGCCGCCCAGCAGGTGGCCGAGACCATCCACCACCTGGCCAAGGGATCGTTCGAGCAGGTCGAGAGTATCAACAAAGTGGCGGGCGAGATCTCCCGCGTGTCGGAGGCCGCCAAGCAGGTGGCCGGGAATGCCCAGGCCGCGGCGCAGAGCGCCGCCAACACGGCGCAGAGCGCCCAGGGCGGCAGGCAAGACTTGCAGCATGCCATTTCCAAGATGGATTCCATCCGGCACAAGGTCTCGCAGTCCTCGCAGGTCGTGGGCCGCCTGGGCGAACTCGGGCAGCAGATCGGCAAGATCCTCGAGCTGATCAACGGCATCGCGGCCCAGACCAACCTCCTGGCGCTCAACGCCGCAATCGAGGCCGCCCGCGCCGGCGAGCAGGGACGGGGCTTCGCGGTGGTCGCCGAGGAGGTGCGCAAACTGGCCGAGCAGAGCGCCCATGCAACTGGCCAGATCGCCACGATGATCCAGGAGATCCAGACGGAGACCGACAAGGCCGTCCGCACGATGAACATGGGCTCCCAGGAGGTCAACGAGGGCGTCGAGGTCATCAACCGCGCCGGCAACGCGCTGGAGCTCATCGTGCAGGCGGCCAACTCGACCGACCAGCAGATCCAGCGCATCTCCGAAGCCGCGCAGCAACTGGCTGACGGCAGCACGAAAGTCGCGCTCACCATCGACCACATCTCCACCATCACCGAGCAGGCCGCCGCCGGCGCCCAGGAAGTGGCAGCCACCACCCAGGAGCAGACCGCGAGCATGCACGAGATCTCGTCGGCCGCCCATTCCCTGGCGGCCCTGGCATCCGAACTGGAGCAGATGGTGGAACCCTTCAAGATCTGA